The sequence ACCTGCGGCTTGGGCTATTTTGACAAATGGATCTGGGTGTTGTGCAAAAAGGGAAGCGACGGTGTTATTTGAAAGGGCTTCGAAGGCCAACCATGCGCCTTTACCTGTGGCTTGGACTATCTCCTTGAAGTTTCTTATAACTTGCTCTGGATCTTTGGAAAACATCTCTGCGATAATGGGATTGGAAAGGGCTTTGAAGGCCCAGCTTGCGTAGATACCTGCGGCTTGGGCTATTTGGACAAATTCACCTGTGTATTTTTCAAAAAGGGAAGCGACTTTGTCATCTGAAAGGGCTTTGAAGGCCGCCCATGCGTTTTCACCTGCGGCTTGGGCTATTTGGACAAATTCACCTGTGTATTTTTCAAAAAGGGAAGCGACGGTGTTATTTGAAAGGGCTTCGAAGGCCAACCATGCGTCTTTACCTGTAGCTTGGGCTATTTGGACAACTGCATCTGGGTGTTGTGCAAAAAGGGAAGCGACTTTGTAATTTGAAAGGGCTTTGAAGGCCAACCATGCGCCTTTACCTGTGGCTTGGGCTATTTGGACAAATTCACCTGTGTATTTTTCAAAAAGGGAAGCGACGGTGTTATTTGAAAGGGCTTTGAAGGCCGCCCATGCGCTTTTACCTGTAGCTTGGGCTATTTGGACAAATTCACCTGTGTATTTTTCAAAAAGGGAAGCGACTTTGTAATTTGAAAGGGCTTTGAAGGCCCAACTTGCGTCTTCACCTGTGGCTTGGGCTATTTTGACAACTGCATCTGGGTGTTGTGCAAAAAGGGAAGCGACTTTGTAATTTGAAAGGGCTTTGAAGGCCAAACCTGCGTCTTTACCTGTGGCTTGGGCTATTTGGACAAATGCATCTGGGTGTTGTGCAAAAAGGGGAGCGACTTTGTAATTTGAAAGGGCTTTGAAGGCCGAACCTGCGTCTTTACCTGTGGCTTGGGCTATTTGGACAAATGCATCTGGGTGTTGTGCAAAAATGGGAGCGACTTTGTAATTTGAAAGGGCTTTGAAGGCCAACCATGCGTTTTCACCTGCGGCTTGGGCTATCGCATCTAAACTTTTTTTCATTGTCTTCCAAGTTGTGCCGCGAGATTCATTTATATTTGGAAGTAATGCTTCTGCCACTGCTTTGGCCTCATCTTTTTTCAGGCTGTGGCGTCTAAAATAGTTGTAGCGTCTAGAATAGTTCGAACTATTAATAAACTTTGTTTTGACTCTCTTGATGAACCGGTTGGGGGGTATTGACATAGCATCAGCTTTTAGTAATTATTTGTAAAATACTCATGTATTTTATTTATACTCATGTATTTTATTTATGGTAGGAAATGTTTATTATTATGGTAGGAAATGTTTAAAATACTAACGGAATCGTGCTCTGAACTGCGCCTGAAGGCGCCGAGAAGAAAGCTCTGCAGGGAACACTTTATTATAACCGTAAGATGGATAGCGATGAGATTATTGGACATATAAATTTTGTATGTGGTGTGTCGACTGCCCAGAATATGGCTAACATGGAAAAAATAGTGCAGGATAATCTAGATGTTGGAAGAAGTAAGGAAAGGATTACAGTCGAACTTGAAAGGATTGCATTTGAGCTTGAAATAATAATCAGGATATATGACCCGTACATGAGTTGCGCTACTCGTTTTTTGAAAGGAAGGCGGATAGAAGGAGGCTCAAAAAAAGGAAAAGGAGGAGATTTACTACTTGCTGGGTCTTTTTTCTTGTTGGAGTTTTCAGTGGCAGGCCGATTATGTTACTTTTTCTAATTTTTAAGTTTTTTTAATGAGGGGGACCTATATTCTTTCGTTGTTTGATTGGAGCTGAGACTAGAGCAGATGGATACTCATTTCTATAACAGCTTATCCTCCCCCATTTTTTTAATTAGTTCAAGAATAATTAAAATTACTTGTGTGCCGGCGTCATTTTGGTTTTTGATTCTTACGAGAGTGTTCCATTTATTTTTTTTACAGTTTCGGTTTTGAAATTTGGAAAAACCTAAAAATTAAGACTCTTTAATCTGAGTAGAAGAAGCACTGTTTTTCTTATTTTTAGATTTTTGTCTTTGACAAGATGCGCAATGCTTGCGAACGTGCATGTCTACAAGACTAAGTAGGGGTTTTATAAATGAGCTGTTGAGTTTATAAGGTCGCCTTCTTCCGACTTTTGTCAGTGAAACGATGCGACAGTCGCGCAAGGCTTCCATCGCATGGGATATTTTGCTTTGTTCTTCCTTAAGGGTCTCTGCAATTTCTCCAACAGTCATTGGCTTTTGTTGAAGGCAGAGGATTATGTTGATCCTTAGCTTATTGGCTAATGATTCAAAAAAAAGAGCATAGTTCGCTTCGCCACGAAGATTCATACTTTAG comes from Candidatus Anstonellales archaeon and encodes:
- a CDS encoding metalloregulator ArsR/SmtB family transcription factor, with translation MNLRGEANYALFFESLANKLRINIILCLQQKPMTVGEIAETLKEEQSKISHAMEALRDCRIVSLTKVGRRRPYKLNSSFIKPLLSLVDMHVRKHCASCQRQKSKNKKNSASSTQIKES